Proteins from a genomic interval of Campylobacter concisus:
- a CDS encoding acetyltransferase, which produces MPYENFKSKNPLVLKITTNARKFGVETLQNEEFVSILLNVKKLEISSEQRQAMAEIFAKLIKIEEDSQLSK; this is translated from the coding sequence ATGCCTTACGAAAACTTTAAATCAAAAAATCCTCTTGTGCTAAAAATCACTACAAACGCAAGAAAATTTGGCGTAGAAACGCTACAAAACGAGGAGTTTGTAAGTATTCTTTTAAATGTTAAGAAGCTTGAAATTTCATCCGAACAAAGGCAAGCAATGGCAGAAATTTTTGCTAAGTTAATAAAAATCGAAGAAGACTCACAATTAAGTAAATAA
- a CDS encoding riboflavin synthase, with the protein MFNGLIREIAQVVSYSQNILRLKTNFRPNLGDSIAVNGACLSVIKLHENGFSVELSAESRANIAVENLKERVHIEPAMKLGDRIDGHLMQGHIDFIGKISNIKKNENGVDFYIDLPHEAMSLMSNKGSVGVEGVSLTINEILPKGIRLTIIPITFRDSLFSTFKVGRRVNIESDLLARYVARQLFCKQDSDLSWDDVERISSLY; encoded by the coding sequence ATGTTTAATGGCTTGATCCGTGAAATCGCACAGGTTGTTAGTTATTCACAAAATATTTTAAGGCTAAAGACAAATTTTCGTCCAAATTTAGGCGATAGCATTGCTGTAAATGGTGCTTGCTTGAGTGTGATAAAACTACATGAAAATGGCTTTAGTGTGGAGCTAAGTGCAGAGAGTAGGGCAAATATCGCGGTTGAAAATTTAAAAGAAAGAGTGCATATCGAGCCAGCGATGAAGCTAGGAGACCGAATAGATGGGCATTTGATGCAAGGACATATCGATTTTATCGGTAAAATTTCAAATATCAAAAAGAATGAGAATGGGGTTGATTTTTACATCGACCTGCCGCATGAGGCTATGAGCTTGATGTCAAATAAAGGCTCAGTGGGTGTTGAGGGTGTGAGTCTAACTATAAATGAAATTTTGCCAAAGGGTATAAGGCTCACAATCATACCAATCACATTTAGAGATAGCCTTTTTAGCACTTTCAAGGTCGGCAGACGCGTAAATATCGAAAGTGATCTTTTGGCTCGATACGTAGCTAGGCAGCTTTTTTGCAAGCAAGATAGTGACCTTAGCTGGGATGATGTTGAGCGAATTTCTAGCCTTTATTAG
- a CDS encoding CbrC family protein has product MNKFQEKYITLSKEYYKNNGNASSIEALYQFKEELENCDDICAKYVLVDVYQLLSMRKSAYDLLLKIHDKSDKKQLKTLGYLVQFIDENDRWALPRPKSRGQILAQKDKAITLPKFIYHPNPLRTGAFKDDMNIVCECCGKDTEVYYSGSIYCEQDISYLCPTCISSGKAAKKFDATFVQDADKLTTSDAKRDDELFRRTPGYESWQGEHWIVCYDDYCEFLGDIGTRELEEMGIVDEVFEDYAKRAEYDDKMLREHLVKAGDIAGYLFRCLHCKKYHIYVDAC; this is encoded by the coding sequence ATGAATAAATTTCAAGAAAAATATATCACTCTTTCAAAAGAATATTATAAAAATAATGGCAATGCTTCTAGCATTGAGGCACTCTACCAGTTTAAAGAAGAGTTGGAAAATTGTGATGACATTTGCGCAAAGTATGTTTTGGTCGATGTTTATCAGCTTTTATCTATGAGAAAGAGTGCTTACGACTTACTTTTAAAAATACATGACAAAAGTGATAAAAAGCAGCTAAAGACACTTGGCTATCTAGTGCAATTCATTGACGAAAATGATAGATGGGCACTACCTCGCCCAAAAAGTAGAGGTCAAATTTTAGCTCAAAAAGACAAAGCCATCACGTTACCAAAATTTATCTACCATCCTAATCCTTTAAGAACTGGCGCATTTAAAGATGATATGAACATAGTGTGTGAGTGTTGTGGCAAAGATACTGAAGTTTATTATAGCGGCAGCATTTATTGCGAGCAGGATATTTCGTATCTTTGTCCTACTTGCATTTCTAGTGGTAAGGCTGCTAAGAAATTTGACGCAACATTTGTGCAAGATGCTGACAAACTAACTACAAGTGATGCTAAAAGGGATGACGAACTTTTTAGAAGAACCCCGGGCTACGAGAGCTGGCAGGGCGAGCATTGGATAGTTTGTTATGATGATTATTGCGAATTTTTAGGTGACATTGGTACAAGAGAGCTTGAAGAAATGGGCATAGTAGACGAGGTCTTTGAGGACTATGCAAAAAGAGCCGAATATGACGATAAAATGCTACGCGAACATCTTGTTAAAGCTGGCGATATTGCCGGATATTTGTTTCGTTGTTTGCATTGTAAGAAGTATCATATATACGTTGATGCTTGTTAA
- the tsf gene encoding translation elongation factor Ts, translating to MEITAQMVKELRESTGAGMMDCKKALGEANGDMEKAVDILREKGLGQAAKKADRLASEGLVSVEVCSKCKKATISEINSETDFVARNPQFQALAKDATAHIQSSGIKTVEELNASTLNGVKFEDYFKTQIATIGENLVVRRFETISADDKGVVNGYVHSNGRVGVLIGAACESAEVANKAADFIRNLCMHAAAMKPSVISYKDLDKDFVEKEFIALRAELEKENEELKRLGKPLHHIPEYASHCQIGDAELAKATKAIEEELKAEGKPEKIWDKIIPGKIERFYADNTVLDQRLTLLGQFYVMDDKKTIEQVIEEKSKELGGKIEIVKYVRFELGEGLEKKVDDFAAEVAAQIG from the coding sequence ATGGAAATAACTGCACAAATGGTAAAAGAGCTCCGCGAATCAACCGGAGCTGGCATGATGGACTGCAAAAAGGCACTTGGCGAAGCAAATGGTGACATGGAAAAAGCTGTTGACATCCTTCGTGAAAAAGGCCTAGGCCAAGCTGCTAAAAAGGCTGACCGCCTTGCAAGCGAAGGCTTGGTAAGTGTTGAAGTTTGCTCAAAATGCAAAAAAGCAACTATCAGTGAGATCAACTCTGAAACTGACTTCGTTGCTAGAAACCCACAGTTTCAAGCACTTGCAAAAGACGCAACAGCTCACATCCAATCAAGCGGCATAAAAACAGTTGAAGAGCTAAATGCGAGCACTTTAAATGGTGTTAAATTTGAAGATTATTTCAAAACTCAGATCGCAACTATCGGTGAAAATCTTGTAGTGCGCCGCTTTGAGACTATTAGTGCTGACGATAAGGGCGTGGTAAATGGCTATGTTCACTCAAATGGCCGTGTTGGCGTACTTATCGGTGCAGCTTGCGAAAGTGCTGAAGTTGCAAACAAAGCAGCTGATTTTATAAGAAATTTATGTATGCACGCAGCTGCTATGAAGCCAAGCGTTATAAGCTACAAAGACCTTGATAAAGATTTTGTTGAGAAAGAATTTATCGCACTTCGTGCTGAGCTTGAAAAAGAAAATGAAGAGTTAAAACGCCTAGGCAAGCCACTTCATCACATCCCTGAGTATGCTAGCCACTGCCAGATAGGTGATGCTGAGCTTGCAAAAGCTACAAAAGCGATCGAAGAAGAGCTAAAAGCTGAGGGCAAACCTGAGAAAATTTGGGATAAGATCATCCCTGGTAAGATCGAGAGATTTTACGCTGACAACACAGTACTTGACCAACGCCTTACACTTTTAGGTCAGTTTTATGTAATGGACGATAAAAAGACTATCGAACAAGTTATCGAAGAGAAGAGCAAAGAGCTTGGCGGTAAGATCGAGATCGTAAAATACGTTCGTTTTGAGCTTGGTGAAGGCTTAGAGAAAAAAGTAGATGACTTTGCTGCAGAAGTTGCTGCTCAAATAGGCTAA
- a CDS encoding ABC transporter ATP-binding protein has product MEILRASNLGFAYDYTLFNNINLTLNQKQSIAITGVSGCGKSTLLHILSTLLKPNFGEVIYQDRSIYELSQNELLAIRRLHFGIIFQSHYLFKGFSAYENIELASILSGENIEKNDLEALKISSAINQKVGELSGGQQQRVSIARVLTKKPKIIFADEPTGNLDKQTANEVMQVLFDYINENNAALVLVTHDNDLAAKCDNSYKLENKELVQIS; this is encoded by the coding sequence ATGGAAATTTTAAGAGCGTCTAATCTAGGCTTTGCGTATGATTATACGCTCTTTAATAATATAAATTTAACTCTCAATCAAAAACAAAGCATCGCGATAACCGGCGTTAGCGGTTGTGGCAAATCAACGCTCTTACACATACTTTCAACACTTTTAAAACCAAATTTTGGCGAGGTCATCTATCAAGATAGATCGATCTATGAGCTTTCTCAAAACGAGCTTTTGGCCATTAGAAGGCTTCATTTTGGTATTATTTTCCAGTCACACTATCTTTTTAAAGGATTTAGTGCTTATGAAAATATCGAGCTTGCAAGCATCTTATCTGGCGAAAATATAGAAAAAAATGATCTTGAAGCGCTTAAAATTTCAAGTGCGATAAATCAAAAAGTTGGCGAGCTAAGCGGCGGCCAGCAGCAGCGTGTGAGTATCGCTAGAGTGCTTACTAAAAAGCCAAAGATCATCTTTGCAGACGAGCCAACGGGCAACCTTGATAAGCAGACGGCAAATGAAGTGATGCAAGTTTTATTTGACTATATAAATGAAAATAACGCTGCCCTTGTTCTAGTTACTCACGACAACGACCTAGCCGCTAAATGCGACAATTCATACAAGCTTGAGAACAAAGAGCTTGTGCAAATTTCTTAA
- a CDS encoding beta-ketoacyl-ACP synthase II: protein MKRVVVTGIGMINALGLDKESSFKAICEGKTGVKEITSFDVSDFPVKIAAEITDFDPNSILDGKEVKKVDRFIQLGIKASNEAMADANFKEFDAHKFGVSSAAGIGGLPNIEKNSITYFEKGVKRISPFFIPSALVNMLGGIVSINHGLKGPNLSSVTACAASTHAISQAAKCIMIGQATNMLVIGAESTICGVGIGGFAAMKALSTRNDEPSKASRPFDANRDGFVMGEGAGALVLEEYESAIARGAKIYAEVVGFGESGDAHHITSPTLEGPLSAMKQALDMAKGVKIDYVNAHGTSTPVNDKNETAALKAVFGDKCPPVSSTKGQTGHCLGGAGAIEAVISIMAMRDCIIPPTINYETPDPECDLDYVPNKARKADIKAVMSNSFGFGGTNGVVIFKKLD, encoded by the coding sequence TTGAAACGAGTCGTTGTAACTGGTATAGGCATGATAAACGCACTTGGCCTTGACAAAGAGAGTTCTTTTAAGGCTATTTGCGAGGGTAAAACAGGTGTGAAAGAGATCACGAGCTTTGATGTAAGTGACTTTCCTGTTAAAATTGCTGCCGAGATAACTGATTTTGATCCAAATAGCATTTTAGACGGCAAAGAGGTGAAAAAAGTAGATCGTTTCATACAGCTTGGCATAAAAGCATCTAATGAAGCTATGGCTGATGCGAATTTTAAAGAGTTTGATGCTCATAAATTTGGCGTTAGCTCGGCAGCTGGCATAGGTGGTTTGCCAAATATTGAGAAAAACTCAATTACATACTTTGAAAAAGGCGTAAAGAGAATTTCGCCATTTTTTATTCCATCGGCACTTGTAAATATGCTAGGTGGCATAGTTTCTATAAATCACGGGCTTAAGGGTCCAAATTTATCTAGTGTAACGGCATGTGCAGCAAGCACTCATGCGATATCACAAGCTGCAAAATGCATTATGATTGGTCAAGCTACAAATATGCTAGTTATCGGCGCTGAGTCTACTATTTGTGGTGTAGGTATAGGTGGTTTTGCAGCAATGAAAGCTCTCTCAACTAGAAATGATGAGCCAAGTAAGGCATCAAGGCCATTTGATGCAAATCGTGATGGTTTTGTAATGGGTGAAGGAGCCGGTGCACTTGTGCTTGAAGAGTATGAGTCAGCTATTGCAAGAGGTGCTAAAATTTATGCTGAAGTAGTTGGATTTGGCGAGAGTGGAGATGCTCATCATATCACGTCACCAACACTTGAAGGCCCATTAAGTGCGATGAAACAAGCACTTGATATGGCAAAAGGTGTAAAGATAGATTATGTCAATGCGCACGGTACTTCAACGCCTGTAAATGATAAGAATGAAACTGCGGCATTAAAGGCAGTTTTTGGTGATAAATGTCCACCAGTTAGCTCAACAAAAGGTCAAACTGGACACTGTCTAGGTGGTGCTGGTGCGATTGAGGCTGTTATATCTATAATGGCAATGAGAGACTGTATTATCCCTCCAACAATAAACTACGAAACTCCTGATCCAGAGTGTGATCTAGACTACGTTCCAAATAAAGCTAGAAAAGCTGATATAAAAGCTGTTATGAGCAACTCATTTGGCTTTGGTGGCACGAATGGTGTCGTAATATTTAAAAAGTTGGATTAA
- the rpsB gene encoding 30S ribosomal protein S2 yields the protein MVTMRDLLECGVHFGHQTRRWNPKMKKFIFGERKGIYIIDLQKTIRYFRYTYNIVRDAAAEGKSVLFVGTKKQAIDAIKEYAEKCGMPYVNHRWLGGMMTNFGTIRQSIRKLEVIETMEEDGSINLLTKKEALMLRRKKEKLIATLGGIRNMKSLPDMIFVVDTVKEKIAVQEANRLKIPVVAPIDTNCDPDVVDYPIPGNDDAIRSVQLFCQEMAEAINEGKSLLEQDGGEQAAGEEVSQDEKDAVVAEAMSEEDFGEDEE from the coding sequence ATGGTAACTATGAGAGATTTATTAGAGTGTGGCGTACATTTTGGTCACCAAACACGCCGCTGGAACCCAAAGATGAAAAAATTTATCTTTGGCGAGAGAAAAGGTATCTATATTATAGATCTACAAAAGACTATCCGCTACTTCCGCTACACTTACAACATTGTTCGTGACGCAGCTGCTGAAGGTAAGTCAGTGCTATTTGTTGGTACTAAAAAACAAGCTATCGATGCTATCAAAGAGTACGCTGAAAAATGTGGAATGCCTTATGTAAATCACCGCTGGTTAGGTGGTATGATGACAAACTTCGGTACTATCCGCCAGTCTATCCGCAAACTAGAAGTTATCGAGACTATGGAAGAAGATGGTTCGATAAATTTACTAACTAAAAAAGAGGCTTTGATGCTTCGCCGCAAAAAAGAGAAGCTTATCGCAACTCTTGGTGGTATCCGTAATATGAAAAGCCTACCTGATATGATATTTGTCGTTGATACAGTTAAAGAAAAGATCGCTGTTCAAGAGGCAAACCGCTTAAAGATCCCAGTTGTAGCACCGATCGATACAAACTGCGATCCTGATGTTGTTGACTATCCGATCCCAGGAAACGATGACGCGATCCGCTCTGTTCAGCTTTTCTGCCAAGAGATGGCTGAAGCGATCAACGAAGGTAAATCACTTCTTGAGCAAGATGGTGGCGAACAAGCTGCTGGCGAAGAAGTAAGCCAAGATGAGAAAGACGCAGTTGTAGCTGAGGCTATGAGCGAAGAAGACTTTGGCGAGGACGAAGAATAA
- a CDS encoding YwqG family protein, which yields MDIIKISKGCKERGLDELFKLLSPLARNAIRIDTQAKNNDDIAVGASKFGGSPDLPDGLSWPSNENGALSFVAQINFAEASKFDIDSLLPKSGMLYLFYDRNLRVWGYDPTDKNGFAVIFSDVNHGPLSRRRAESLEGENFTFNARLLSFENEINLPNLQSSIVPFSKISEAEWEAYHEVIEPSWQAKENKLLGHSDNVQDGMELECELVTNGLSCGDSSAYHHPRIAEFEKNVAQWQLLLQIDSDDEGDMDWDGEGRIYLWIKRDDLVARDFSKTWLILQTS from the coding sequence ATGGATATTATAAAAATTTCTAAAGGTTGTAAAGAACGTGGGCTGGATGAACTTTTTAAACTTTTATCGCCACTGGCAAGAAATGCCATAAGGATAGATACGCAAGCTAAAAATAACGATGATATCGCCGTTGGAGCGTCTAAATTTGGCGGCTCACCAGATCTGCCAGATGGTTTATCATGGCCTTCAAATGAAAATGGCGCTTTGAGTTTTGTGGCACAGATAAATTTTGCTGAAGCTAGCAAATTTGACATTGACTCACTACTGCCAAAAAGCGGAATGCTCTATCTCTTTTATGATAGAAATTTGCGTGTTTGGGGCTATGATCCTACCGATAAAAACGGCTTTGCAGTGATCTTTTCTGATGTAAATCATGGGCCACTTTCTCGCAGGAGAGCGGAGAGCTTAGAGGGAGAAAATTTCACATTTAATGCGCGCTTGCTTAGCTTTGAAAATGAGATAAATTTGCCAAATTTACAAAGCTCAATTGTGCCATTTAGTAAAATTAGTGAAGCTGAGTGGGAGGCTTATCATGAGGTTATTGAGCCAAGCTGGCAGGCTAAAGAAAATAAGCTCCTTGGGCACTCTGATAATGTCCAAGATGGTATGGAGCTAGAGTGTGAGCTAGTTACAAATGGGCTTAGTTGCGGCGATAGTAGTGCTTATCACCACCCAAGAATAGCAGAATTTGAGAAAAATGTTGCCCAGTGGCAACTACTTTTACAGATAGATAGTGATGATGAGGGCGATATGGACTGGGACGGAGAGGGCAGAATTTATCTGTGGATAAAGAGGGATGATCTGGTAGCACGCGATTTTAGCAAGACGTGGCTAATTTTGCAAACAAGTTAA
- a CDS encoding type III pantothenate kinase, translated as MILCNIGNTNATFLEDGKISRMKISEFKSYKPEKKVYFISVNDEILNILKDNKMFVDLEPFFTIDTIYQGLGVDRIAACYSINNGVIVDAGSAITVDIMANSIHLGGYILPGISSMLNAYKSISPRLDITINSQIDIDALPQKTADAVSYGIIKPIITLLDKLAGDKKVYFTGGDGDFLSKFFKNAICDKMLVFRAMQKLITEKKDMII; from the coding sequence ATGATTTTGTGTAATATAGGCAATACTAACGCTACATTTTTAGAAGATGGCAAAATCTCACGTATGAAAATTTCTGAGTTTAAAAGCTATAAGCCAGAAAAAAAAGTATATTTTATATCCGTAAATGATGAAATTTTAAATATTTTAAAAGATAATAAGATGTTTGTGGATCTAGAACCATTTTTTACTATTGATACGATATATCAGGGTCTAGGTGTAGATAGAATCGCAGCATGTTACTCTATAAATAATGGCGTAATCGTTGATGCTGGAAGCGCCATAACAGTTGACATTATGGCAAATTCTATCCATCTTGGAGGATATATCTTGCCAGGCATTTCAAGTATGCTAAACGCCTACAAAAGTATCTCGCCACGACTTGATATTACTATAAATTCACAAATTGACATAGATGCACTACCACAAAAAACAGCTGATGCCGTGAGTTATGGCATTATTAAACCAATAATAACTCTACTAGATAAGCTAGCCGGTGATAAAAAAGTCTATTTTACTGGTGGAGATGGCGATTTTTTGTCAAAATTTTTTAAAAATGCTATTTGCGACAAGATGCTAGTTTTTCGTGCCATGCAAAAGCTAATAACTGAAAAGAAAGATATGATAATATGA
- the accA gene encoding acetyl-CoA carboxylase carboxyl transferase subunit alpha, whose translation MSNYLDFEKSIKQIDEDIANAKIRGDEHAVEILNKNLSKEISKVYKNLNEYQRLQLARHPDRPYSIDYINAFLIDGYEIHGDRAFRDDPAIVCYIGYIGGKKTIVIGEQKGRGTKNKLRRNFGMPHPEGYRKALRVAKMAEKFNLPILFLIDTPGAYPGVGAEERGQSEAIARNLFEFANLKTPIIAVVIGEGGSGGALAIGVADRLAMMKNSVFSVISPEGCAAILWNDPAKQEQATKSMKITADDLKNLSLIDDVINEPINGAHRDKEGAAKALANYFISELAELEKLDINDLVSKRIEKILSIGAFEE comes from the coding sequence ATGTCAAATTATTTAGATTTTGAAAAAAGCATAAAGCAAATTGATGAAGATATAGCAAATGCTAAGATCAGAGGCGATGAACATGCTGTTGAAATTTTAAATAAGAATTTATCCAAAGAGATATCAAAAGTATATAAAAATTTAAACGAATATCAACGTTTGCAACTTGCTCGTCATCCAGATAGACCATATTCTATTGATTATATTAATGCGTTTTTGATTGATGGATATGAGATTCATGGAGATAGAGCATTTAGAGATGATCCAGCAATAGTTTGCTACATCGGCTATATCGGAGGCAAAAAGACTATTGTTATAGGCGAGCAAAAGGGCCGTGGCACTAAAAATAAATTAAGAAGAAATTTTGGTATGCCTCACCCTGAGGGTTATCGAAAGGCTCTTAGAGTTGCAAAAATGGCTGAAAAATTTAATCTACCCATTTTATTTCTCATAGACACTCCAGGCGCATATCCAGGTGTTGGAGCTGAAGAGCGAGGACAAAGTGAAGCTATAGCTAGAAATTTATTCGAGTTTGCAAATTTAAAAACTCCAATAATTGCTGTTGTTATCGGCGAAGGTGGAAGTGGCGGTGCTTTAGCTATTGGTGTGGCTGATAGACTTGCCATGATGAAAAATTCTGTGTTTTCAGTTATATCACCAGAAGGCTGTGCAGCGATACTTTGGAATGACCCAGCTAAGCAAGAGCAAGCTACAAAATCTATGAAGATAACGGCTGATGACTTAAAAAATTTATCACTTATAGATGACGTGATAAACGAGCCGATAAATGGAGCTCATAGAGACAAAGAAGGTGCTGCAAAAGCACTTGCAAATTATTTTATCTCAGAGCTAGCTGAGCTTGAAAAGCTTGATATAAATGATCTTGTTTCAAAAAGAATAGAAAAAATTCTCTCTATCGGAGCATTTGAAGAATAA
- the acpP gene encoding acyl carrier protein: MAVFEDVRDVVVEQLSVDPQAVKLESKIIEDLGADSLDVVELVMALEEKFEVEIPDSEAEKLISIQDVVNYIEKLGK; the protein is encoded by the coding sequence ATGGCAGTATTTGAAGACGTAAGAGACGTAGTTGTAGAGCAACTAAGTGTAGATCCACAAGCAGTAAAATTAGAGTCTAAAATCATTGAGGATTTAGGCGCTGATTCACTTGACGTTGTAGAGCTAGTTATGGCTTTAGAAGAGAAATTTGAAGTAGAAATTCCTGATAGCGAAGCAGAGAAATTAATAAGCATTCAAGACGTTGTTAATTATATAGAAAAACTAGGTAAATAA
- a CDS encoding DUF4198 domain-containing protein — MKIGRILTAIMLTGAFYMVQAHMFWVDGANDEKLGKFIANMGYSDDFPKLEPIMAERVHLFAPITVISKDGSKKKLTQSGENYRYEGERLDKGTYILLAQQNPMYSLKKRSDGKWLIDKTKLDLKDLSDIQICRLMTITSKRVLNLGETNDFVTKPIGVKIEIAPLQNPADFRVDKPFKLQVFADGKPLERAKLTGTFAGFLDHKHAFYGMTDEQGITEVLALRPGFWVFEVIYERPYPDATKCDKETLKTTLSFEIKE; from the coding sequence ATGAAAATAGGTAGAATTTTGACTGCCATTATGTTAACAGGAGCCTTTTATATGGTGCAAGCACACATGTTTTGGGTAGATGGAGCTAATGATGAAAAGCTAGGAAAATTTATCGCAAATATGGGTTATAGCGATGATTTTCCAAAGCTAGAGCCTATTATGGCCGAACGCGTCCATCTTTTTGCGCCAATTACTGTAATAAGTAAAGATGGTAGCAAAAAGAAGCTTACACAAAGTGGCGAGAACTACCGCTATGAGGGCGAAAGATTAGACAAAGGCACATATATCTTACTAGCACAGCAAAATCCTATGTATTCGCTTAAAAAGCGTAGTGATGGCAAGTGGTTAATAGACAAAACTAAGCTTGATCTAAAGGATCTAAGCGATATACAGATTTGCCGGCTGATGACGATAACATCTAAAAGAGTCTTAAATTTAGGTGAAACAAACGACTTCGTAACTAAACCTATTGGAGTTAAAATCGAGATCGCACCGCTACAAAACCCAGCGGATTTTAGAGTGGATAAGCCTTTTAAATTGCAGGTTTTTGCTGATGGAAAGCCGCTAGAGCGAGCCAAACTAACTGGTACTTTTGCTGGATTTTTAGACCATAAGCACGCATTTTACGGTATGACAGATGAGCAAGGCATCACTGAAGTGTTAGCTCTAAGGCCAGGTTTTTGGGTATTTGAGGTGATTTATGAAAGACCTTATCCAGATGCTACGAAGTGTGACAAAGAGACGTTAAAAACGACACTTAGTTTTGAGATAAAAGAATAA
- the pgeF gene encoding peptidoglycan editing factor PgeF, with protein sequence MRENLEIVFDKNGVLAGFTNRFGGVSEGAFESLNLADHVGDDPLKVAQNREILATALGIMPVSLKFMNQIHSNRVEILQDFNDTLPPCDGVITSLKGVALCVLVADCAPVLIIDEHLDVVAAVHAGRAGVTSKICTNAVGLMTSEFGCCASNLRVFIGANIKVQNYEVGKLDLGEFNRYKKDGKFDINAALLDEFAKLGVEQIWLDPRCTFERDELFSYRKQSRTGRFCGFVMNRATSINTKK encoded by the coding sequence ATGCGTGAAAATTTAGAGATAGTCTTTGATAAAAATGGCGTATTAGCTGGCTTTACAAATAGATTTGGCGGTGTGAGTGAGGGTGCTTTTGAGAGCTTAAATTTAGCAGATCATGTTGGCGATGATCCGCTAAAGGTCGCACAAAATCGTGAAATTTTAGCGACGGCGCTTGGTATTATGCCTGTTAGTTTAAAATTTATGAACCAAATCCACTCAAATAGAGTGGAAATTTTGCAAGATTTTAACGATACTCTACCTCCATGCGATGGTGTGATAACATCATTAAAAGGCGTGGCGCTTTGCGTCTTAGTCGCTGACTGTGCGCCTGTTTTGATAATAGATGAACATCTTGACGTAGTCGCAGCTGTGCATGCGGGACGCGCAGGTGTTACTAGTAAAATTTGCACAAATGCAGTGGGGCTAATGACGAGTGAGTTTGGTTGCTGCGCTAGTAATTTACGCGTATTTATAGGCGCAAATATCAAAGTGCAAAACTACGAAGTAGGCAAGCTAGATCTTGGTGAATTTAACCGATACAAAAAAGATGGAAAATTTGATATAAACGCAGCTTTATTAGACGAATTTGCTAAGCTTGGAGTAGAGCAAATATGGCTAGATCCTCGCTGCACTTTTGAGAGAGATGAATTATTCTCATACCGCAAACAGAGTAGGACTGGACGTTTTTGCGGATTTGTGATGAATAGAGCTACATCAATAAATACTAAAAAATAA
- the hisG gene encoding ATP phosphoribosyltransferase, translating to MITVALPKGRIAEATLEIFRKIFGSSFLFEDRKLILEEGNFRFLMVRNQDIPTYVTEGAADIGVVGLDVLEEHKPNVVRLLDLKIGQCKVCIGIKNDSELDLNQPELKIATKMPNITRNYFTKQAVAVKIIKLYGSIELAPLVGLSDAIVDVVETGSTMKQNGLKIAGDIIQSSAYLIANKNSFIIKKDEILELYKKIKEEI from the coding sequence ATGATAACAGTAGCACTACCAAAGGGAAGAATAGCCGAGGCAACACTAGAAATTTTTAGAAAAATTTTTGGTTCAAGTTTTTTATTTGAAGATAGAAAATTAATCCTTGAAGAAGGAAATTTTAGATTTTTAATGGTTCGCAACCAAGATATCCCAACTTATGTCACTGAAGGTGCGGCTGATATTGGTGTAGTGGGGCTCGACGTACTTGAAGAGCACAAGCCAAATGTTGTAAGGCTACTGGATTTAAAAATCGGACAGTGCAAAGTTTGTATTGGCATAAAAAACGACTCTGAACTAGATCTAAACCAGCCAGAGCTAAAAATAGCCACAAAAATGCCAAATATAACAAGAAATTATTTTACGAAACAAGCCGTAGCTGTAAAGATCATTAAGCTTTATGGCTCGATCGAACTTGCACCATTAGTTGGCTTAAGCGATGCGATAGTTGATGTAGTCGAAACTGGCTCAACCATGAAACAAAATGGGCTAAAGATCGCTGGTGATATCATACAAAGCTCAGCTTATCTAATAGCAAATAAAAATAGTTTTATTATTAAAAAAGATGAGATTTTAGAACTTTACAAAAAAATCAAAGAAGAAATTTAA